A window of the Xenopus laevis strain J_2021 chromosome 9_10L, Xenopus_laevis_v10.1, whole genome shotgun sequence genome harbors these coding sequences:
- the nxph3.L gene encoding neurexophilin-3 has protein sequence MQLTHCCFIFLVQGSIYLVICGQEDSSSDPDDEDQPESKPHPRTRIPRRKPPSSSRSRFSNNQNSTVLQLLSSSPEFWNVLSSLSELGQNQEPLVPSRSRRQSVLRSTGRTKKVFGWGDFYSNIKTVKLNLLITGKVVDHGNGSFSVYFRHNSTGQGNVSVSLVPPSKILDFDLEQQMYVEAKESKIFNCRVEFEKVDKAIKTGLCPHDPSKTCHQQQTHSRVSWTCSQPFKIVCVYVSFYTTDYRLVQKVCPDYNYHNSSPYSPSG, from the exons ATGCAACTCACTCACTGCTGCTTCATCTTCCTGGTCCAGGGGAGCATCTACCTG GTTATCTGTGGCCAAGAAGATTCCTCCAGTGACCCCGATGATGAAGACCAGCCAGAGTCTAAACCCCACCCAAGAACCAGAATACCCAGGAGGAAACCTCCTTCTTCTTCTCGATCTCGCTTCTCAAACAACCAAAATTCCACTGTTCTCCAACTTCTGTCAAGCTCCCCTGAGTTCTGGAATGTTCTCAGCAGTCTTTCAGAGTTGGGTCAAAATCAAGAACCCCTGGTACCCTCCAGGAGTAGACGCCAATCGGTTCTTAGGTCGACCGGACGAACGAAAAAAGTCTTTGGTTGGGGTGACTTCTACTCTAATATCAAGACGGTGAAACTCAACCTTCTTATTACTGGGAAAGTGGTCGACCATGGAAATGGGTCTTTTAGTGTGTACTTCCGACACAACTCCACCGGGCAGGGGAATGTGTCTGTCAGCCTTGTTCCACCCTCCAAAATTCTTGACTTTGACCTGGAGCAGCAGATGTATGTAGAAGCGAAGGAATCCAAGATCTTCAACTGCAGGGTTGAGTTTGAAAAGGTGGATAAGGCCATTAAAACAGGTCTTTGTCCCCATGACCCGTCAAAAACTTGTCATCAGCAGCAAACGCACAGTCGGGTCTCCTGGACCTGCTCTCAACCTTTCAAGATTGTTTGTGTTTATGTCTCCTTTTACACCACTGATTACAGGCTGGTGCAGAAGGTCTGTCCTGACTACAACTATCATAACAGCTCCCCTTACTCACCTTCCGGCTGA